One Undibacter mobilis genomic region harbors:
- the lptB gene encoding LPS export ABC transporter ATP-binding protein, which produces MNIISLFRRRQPARRVAPPANAPMVRQPQQPGQQAPQQARQQPQQQQPQQPQQQAQRSGARQAARHYLAAHSVEKSFGSRMVVKGVTLYVRRGEAVGLLGPNGAGKTTVFYMITGLIKADRGRIELDGYDVTPLPMYQRARLGVGYLPQEASIFRGLNVEENIRAVLEVVEPDRRRRDADLKALLEEFNITRLRKTPTIALSGGERRRVEIARALATRPSYMLLDEPFAGIDPIAVGDIQQLVRHLTNRGIGVLITDHNVRETLGLTDRTYIIYSGEVLMEGRPEDIVNNPDVRRLYLGEEFRM; this is translated from the coding sequence GTGAACATCATTTCGCTGTTTCGCCGCCGGCAGCCGGCGCGCCGTGTTGCGCCGCCCGCGAACGCGCCCATGGTGCGGCAGCCGCAGCAGCCCGGCCAGCAGGCGCCCCAGCAGGCCCGGCAACAACCGCAGCAACAGCAGCCTCAGCAGCCTCAGCAGCAGGCGCAGCGCAGCGGTGCGCGCCAGGCTGCACGCCATTACCTCGCCGCGCACAGCGTCGAGAAAAGTTTCGGTAGCCGCATGGTGGTCAAGGGCGTCACGCTCTATGTCCGCCGCGGTGAAGCCGTCGGCCTGCTCGGCCCCAACGGCGCCGGCAAGACCACTGTGTTTTATATGATCACCGGCCTGATCAAGGCGGATCGCGGCCGCATCGAACTCGACGGCTACGATGTGACGCCGCTGCCGATGTATCAGCGCGCCCGCCTCGGCGTCGGTTATCTGCCGCAGGAAGCCTCGATTTTCCGCGGCCTCAATGTCGAAGAGAACATTCGCGCCGTGCTCGAGGTGGTCGAGCCGGACCGCCGCCGCCGCGATGCCGATCTCAAGGCGCTGCTCGAAGAGTTCAACATCACCCGGCTTCGCAAGACGCCGACCATCGCGCTGTCGGGCGGTGAGCGCCGCCGCGTCGAGATCGCGCGGGCGCTGGCCACAAGGCCAAGCTACATGCTGCTTGACGAACCGTTCGCCGGTATCGATCCGATCGCCGTGGGCGACATTCAGCAGCTGGTCCGCCACCTGACCAATCGCGGGATTGGCGTGCTGATTACCGACCACAATGTTCGCGAGACCCTCGGCCTCACCGACCGCACCTACATCATCTATTCGGGCGAAGTGCTGATGGAGGGCCGGCCTGAGGATATCGTGAACAACCCCGACGTCCGCCGGCTCTATCTCGGCGAAGAGTTCAGAATGTAG